In Mycolicibacterium mucogenicum DSM 44124, the following are encoded in one genomic region:
- a CDS encoding WS/DGAT/MGAT family O-acyltransferase has product MKRLSGWDAFLLYSETPNVHMHTLKVAVIDLAGLGDRTFGIDEFRRVLRERLHKLEPFGYQLVDIPFKFHHPMWREHAEVDLEYHVRPWRVAAPGGRRELDEAIGEIASTPLDRSRPLWEMYLVEGLANGRVAVVGKIHHALADGVASANLLALGMDITESPQRDNDLYVTDPAPSRGQLVRSAFADHLRQIARFPGVVKYTADGMARVRKSSRKLSPELTRPFTPPPSFMNHVITPQRRFATATLALAEVKETSKKLGVTINDLVLAMSSGALRELLLKYDGKADHPLLASVPMSYDFSPDRISGNRFSGVLIALPVDVDDAAQRVQQAREAALLAKESHQLVGPELVARWAAYMPPAPMESMFRRLSNKDGQNKVLNLNISNVPGPRERGKVGGATVTEIYSVGPLTAGSGLNITVWSYVDQLNISVLADGATTDDPHEVTAGMVADFKQIRRAAGLSEELTVVETAMAQ; this is encoded by the coding sequence GTGAAACGACTGAGTGGGTGGGACGCGTTCCTGCTGTATTCGGAAACGCCCAACGTGCACATGCACACCCTCAAGGTTGCCGTCATCGACCTCGCCGGCCTGGGCGACCGCACGTTCGGAATCGACGAGTTCCGCCGCGTGCTCCGCGAACGGCTGCACAAGCTGGAGCCTTTCGGCTATCAACTCGTCGACATCCCGTTCAAGTTTCACCACCCGATGTGGCGGGAGCATGCCGAGGTCGACCTCGAGTATCACGTCCGGCCGTGGCGGGTGGCCGCGCCCGGTGGGCGCCGCGAACTGGACGAGGCGATCGGCGAAATCGCCAGTACCCCACTGGATCGCAGCCGTCCGCTGTGGGAGATGTACCTCGTCGAAGGGCTGGCCAACGGGCGGGTCGCCGTGGTCGGCAAAATCCACCACGCGCTGGCGGACGGCGTCGCCTCGGCCAACCTGCTGGCGCTCGGTATGGACATCACCGAGAGTCCGCAGCGGGACAACGATCTGTACGTGACCGATCCGGCGCCGTCGCGCGGTCAGCTCGTCCGGTCGGCGTTCGCGGACCACCTCCGGCAGATCGCGCGGTTCCCCGGCGTCGTCAAGTACACCGCCGACGGCATGGCGCGGGTACGTAAGAGCAGCCGCAAGCTGTCGCCGGAACTGACCCGGCCGTTCACGCCGCCCCCGAGCTTCATGAACCACGTGATCACGCCCCAACGCCGTTTCGCCACAGCCACTTTGGCGCTCGCGGAAGTCAAGGAGACCAGCAAGAAGCTCGGCGTCACCATCAACGACCTGGTGCTGGCCATGTCGTCGGGCGCGCTGCGCGAGTTGCTGCTGAAGTACGACGGCAAGGCCGACCACCCGCTGCTGGCGTCGGTGCCGATGAGCTACGACTTCTCGCCGGATCGCATCTCGGGCAACCGATTCAGTGGTGTGCTGATCGCGCTGCCGGTCGACGTCGACGACGCCGCGCAGCGCGTACAGCAGGCGCGCGAGGCCGCCTTGCTGGCCAAGGAGAGTCACCAGCTGGTCGGCCCCGAGCTCGTCGCCCGCTGGGCGGCCTACATGCCGCCGGCGCCCATGGAGTCGATGTTTCGCCGGCTGTCCAACAAGGACGGCCAGAACAAGGTGCTGAACCTCAACATCTCCAACGTGCCGGGCCCGCGGGAACGCGGCAAGGTGGGCGGCGCCACCGTCACCGAGATCTACTCGGTCGGACCCCTCACCGCGGGCAGCGGCCTGAACATCACGGTGTGGAGCTACGTCGACCAGCTCAACATCTCGGTGCTCGCGGACGGTGCCACCACCGACGATCCCCATGAGGTGACCGCCGGCATGGTCGCGGACTTCAAGCAGATCCGCAGAGCCGCAGGACTTTCCGAGGAGCTCACGGTCGTCGAGACCGCCATGGCGCAGTAG
- a CDS encoding alpha/beta hydrolase, whose protein sequence is MARKTVTLLRAVLGLVNATNAASPLARSGNPGIVAFAYGWPSSEAAGFVLSSSVLSAIRRGRRGAFSGTSGRIALGITTITWAILGYIVTRSRSSRPAFEEPLDDVIGPRNPADPGVPRLPGIGRTMLSRRKYNKDTVKYGPHRSNLADIWRRPDLPRDGKAPVLLQVPGGGWMLGDRRPQAYPLMGALADRGWICVSIGYRVSPKHQWPAHIIDVKQALAWVKEHIAEYGGDPDFVAISGGSAGGHLSSLAALTSGDPQWQPGFEDADTSVVAAVPVYGRYDWFGFEGPGRPEMMQALEQLIIKKRFANDSQVFLDASPIKRIGRDAPPFFVLHGTNDTLIDVQEGRDFVAALREQSPAPVAYAEIPNAQHAFDVFGSAHGRYTAEAITRFLEWVRAEKAKAVDSESVG, encoded by the coding sequence ATGGCGCGTAAAACGGTGACCCTGCTGCGGGCCGTCCTCGGCCTCGTGAACGCCACCAACGCGGCCAGCCCGCTGGCCCGCTCCGGGAATCCCGGCATCGTCGCGTTCGCCTACGGCTGGCCGTCCAGTGAAGCGGCCGGCTTCGTGCTCAGCTCCTCGGTGCTGTCCGCGATCCGCCGTGGCCGGCGCGGCGCCTTCTCGGGCACCAGCGGCCGAATCGCGTTGGGTATCACCACGATCACGTGGGCCATCCTCGGGTACATCGTCACCCGCAGCCGGAGCTCGCGGCCGGCGTTCGAGGAGCCGTTGGATGACGTGATCGGTCCGCGCAACCCGGCCGACCCCGGTGTCCCGCGCCTGCCCGGCATCGGGCGCACCATGCTGTCGCGCCGCAAGTACAACAAGGACACCGTCAAGTACGGCCCGCACCGCTCCAACCTGGCCGATATCTGGCGCCGTCCGGACCTGCCGCGCGACGGTAAAGCCCCTGTGCTGCTTCAGGTTCCGGGTGGCGGCTGGATGCTCGGTGATCGTCGGCCGCAGGCGTACCCGCTGATGGGCGCCCTGGCGGACCGGGGCTGGATCTGCGTGTCCATCGGCTACCGCGTCAGCCCGAAACATCAGTGGCCGGCGCACATCATCGACGTGAAGCAGGCCCTGGCGTGGGTCAAGGAGCACATCGCCGAGTACGGCGGCGACCCCGACTTCGTCGCGATCAGCGGCGGCTCGGCGGGCGGGCACCTGTCCTCGCTCGCGGCCCTGACTTCCGGAGATCCCCAGTGGCAGCCCGGTTTCGAGGATGCCGACACTTCCGTGGTGGCCGCGGTCCCGGTGTACGGCCGGTACGACTGGTTCGGTTTCGAGGGCCCCGGGCGTCCGGAGATGATGCAGGCCCTCGAGCAGCTGATTATCAAGAAGCGGTTCGCTAACGATTCACAGGTGTTCCTGGACGCCTCGCCCATCAAGCGGATCGGTCGCGACGCCCCACCGTTCTTCGTGCTGCACGGCACCAACGACACGTTGATCGACGTGCAGGAGGGCCGCGATTTCGTGGCCGCCCTGCGGGAGCAGTCACCGGCGCCGGTGGCGTACGCCGAGATCCCCAACGCGCAGCACGCATTCGACGTCTTCGGGTCGGCGCACGGCCGCTACACCGCCGAGGCGATCACGCGGTTCCTGGAGTGGGTACGGGCGGAGAAGGCCAAGGCCGTCGACTCCGAGAGTGTCGGCTAG
- the fadD12 gene encoding acyl-CoA ligase FadD12 gives MVRAGVIAPLRPDKYVRIAGAMARENMSVTSGFASSAQRCGNRPGLIDELGTLTFSELDKRGDAFAAALQTLPSAKVVGIMARNHRGFVDSLIAANRIGADVLLLNTSFAGPAMAEVVARENVDVIIYDEEFTATVDRALEGRTGTTRIVAWTDTDDHPLTVESLIIDHLGLQPRRTGEKSRVILLTSGTTGTPKGAKHSGGGLDALKAILDRTPWRTEETTVVVAPMFHAWGFSQLVFAASMACTVVTRRKFDPQATLALVDKYQATGLCVVPVMFDRIMELPDHIRNRYSGRSLRFAAASGSRMRPDVVTSFMDQFGDVIYNNYNATEAGMIATATPADLRAAPDTAGRPAEGTEIKILDADFNELPTGEVGTIYVRNSTQFDGYTSGATKDFHQDYMSSGDVGYLDAAGRLFVVGRDDEMIVSGGENVYPIEVEKTLSTHPDVAEATVLGVDDEQYGQRLAAFVVLTDGAGATEDVLKQHVRDNLANYKVPRSITVLAELPRNSTGKIDRRELRALADGA, from the coding sequence ATGGTCCGGGCCGGTGTCATCGCCCCACTCCGCCCCGACAAGTACGTCCGCATCGCCGGCGCCATGGCGCGCGAAAACATGAGCGTCACTTCAGGTTTCGCGAGTTCCGCGCAGCGCTGCGGCAATCGTCCCGGCCTCATCGACGAGCTGGGCACCCTGACCTTCAGTGAGCTCGACAAGCGTGGCGACGCGTTCGCCGCCGCCCTGCAGACCCTGCCCTCGGCCAAGGTCGTCGGCATCATGGCCCGCAACCACCGCGGCTTCGTCGACTCCCTGATCGCGGCCAACCGCATCGGTGCAGATGTATTGCTGCTCAACACTTCCTTCGCCGGTCCAGCGATGGCGGAGGTCGTGGCCCGCGAGAACGTCGACGTAATCATCTACGACGAAGAGTTCACGGCGACGGTCGATCGGGCGCTCGAGGGCCGGACCGGCACCACGCGAATCGTGGCGTGGACCGATACCGACGACCACCCGCTGACCGTCGAGTCGCTGATCATCGATCATCTGGGGCTGCAGCCGCGACGCACCGGCGAGAAAAGCCGAGTGATCCTGCTGACCTCCGGAACCACCGGAACTCCCAAGGGCGCCAAGCATTCCGGCGGCGGACTGGACGCACTGAAGGCCATCCTGGACCGCACGCCGTGGCGCACGGAGGAGACGACGGTCGTCGTCGCACCGATGTTCCACGCCTGGGGCTTCTCGCAACTGGTGTTCGCGGCATCGATGGCCTGCACTGTCGTCACGCGCCGTAAGTTCGACCCGCAGGCCACGCTGGCACTGGTCGACAAGTACCAGGCGACCGGATTGTGCGTCGTCCCAGTGATGTTCGACCGCATCATGGAATTGCCCGACCACATCCGCAACCGCTACAGCGGCCGTTCGCTGCGGTTCGCCGCGGCGTCCGGCTCGCGGATGCGGCCCGACGTCGTCACCTCGTTCATGGACCAGTTCGGTGACGTCATCTACAACAACTACAACGCCACCGAGGCCGGCATGATCGCCACCGCGACGCCGGCCGACCTGCGCGCCGCCCCCGACACCGCCGGCCGCCCGGCTGAAGGCACCGAGATCAAGATCCTGGACGCCGACTTCAACGAGCTGCCGACGGGTGAGGTGGGCACCATCTACGTGCGCAACTCGACGCAGTTCGACGGCTACACCTCCGGTGCCACAAAGGATTTCCACCAGGACTACATGTCCTCGGGTGACGTCGGCTATCTCGATGCCGCAGGCCGCCTGTTCGTGGTGGGCCGCGACGACGAGATGATCGTGTCGGGCGGCGAGAACGTCTACCCCATCGAGGTGGAGAAGACGCTGTCCACCCACCCGGACGTCGCCGAGGCCACCGTGCTCGGCGTCGACGACGAGCAGTACGGCCAGCGCCTCGCGGCGTTCGTCGTGCTGACCGACGGGGCGGGCGCCACCGAGGACGTCCTCAAGCAGCACGTGCGGGACAACCTGGCCAATTACAAAGTGCCCCGGTCGATTACGGTGCTCGCCGAGTTGCCACGGAACAGTACCGGCAAGATCGACCGCCGCGAACTGAGGGCGCTGGCCGATGGCGCGTAA
- a CDS encoding lysophospholipid acyltransferase family protein yields the protein MGILRPLLKVYHRSEVRGLENIPLGGALVVSNHSGGMLPMDVPIFSSHFYDKYGYDRPVYTLSHAMLMVGPTADFFKKTGYILASHENADEALRSGGLVVVFPGGDYDVYRPSTDANKIDFDGRKGYVKAAINAGVPIVPMVGIGGQETQLFLTRGEKIAKALGPIARAARAKVVPLSIGLPFGLSAVLPLNVPLPSKIVMQVLPPIDVEAEFGAEPDIDAVDARVRKVMQDALDELAEERRFPVLG from the coding sequence ATGGGGATTCTCCGACCGCTGCTGAAGGTCTATCACCGGTCCGAGGTCCGCGGATTGGAGAACATTCCCCTCGGTGGCGCACTGGTGGTGAGCAACCACTCCGGCGGCATGCTGCCCATGGACGTGCCGATCTTCTCGTCGCATTTCTACGACAAGTACGGCTACGACCGTCCCGTCTACACCCTCAGCCACGCCATGCTGATGGTCGGCCCGACCGCGGACTTCTTCAAGAAGACCGGCTACATCCTGGCCAGCCACGAGAACGCCGACGAGGCGCTGCGCTCCGGCGGCCTCGTCGTCGTGTTCCCCGGCGGTGACTACGACGTCTACCGGCCGTCGACCGACGCCAACAAGATCGACTTCGACGGCCGCAAGGGTTACGTGAAGGCCGCCATCAACGCCGGCGTACCGATCGTGCCGATGGTCGGCATCGGCGGCCAGGAGACCCAGCTGTTCCTGACGCGCGGCGAGAAGATCGCCAAGGCCCTCGGCCCCATCGCCCGCGCCGCGCGCGCCAAGGTGGTGCCGCTGTCCATCGGCCTGCCGTTCGGGTTGTCCGCCGTGCTGCCGTTGAACGTGCCGCTGCCGTCGAAGATCGTCATGCAGGTGCTGCCGCCCATCGACGTCGAGGCCGAGTTCGGTGCCGAGCCCGACATCGACGCGGTCGACGCACGCGTGCGCAAGGTCATGCAGGACGCTCTCGACGAACTCGCCGAAGAGCGTCGCTTCCCGGTACTAGGCTGA
- a CDS encoding crotonase/enoyl-CoA hydratase family protein: MTEEAASEDAVLVEQRDRILIITINRPQAKNAVNSAVSKGLAAAADRLDEDPGLSVGVLTGAGGTFCAGMDLKAFAKGENVLSDRGLGFTQRPPAKPVIAAVEGYALAGGTELALSTDLIVASNASAFGIPEVKRGLVAGGGGLLRLPQRIPYAIAMELALTGDNLTAPRAHELGLVNELTEPGGALDAALALAARITANGPLAVAATKRIIVESADWSDAEKWDKQAAILGPVFMSKDAREGAVAFAEKRAPQWTGS, translated from the coding sequence GTGACCGAAGAAGCCGCCAGCGAAGATGCTGTCCTCGTCGAACAGCGCGACCGCATACTGATCATCACCATCAATCGGCCCCAAGCCAAGAACGCTGTCAACTCAGCGGTCAGCAAGGGTCTGGCCGCCGCCGCGGACCGCCTGGATGAAGACCCGGGACTGTCCGTCGGCGTCCTGACCGGAGCCGGCGGCACGTTCTGCGCGGGCATGGATCTGAAGGCGTTCGCCAAGGGTGAGAACGTCCTCTCGGACCGCGGCCTGGGCTTCACCCAGCGTCCGCCGGCCAAGCCGGTGATCGCTGCCGTCGAGGGCTACGCGCTCGCCGGCGGCACCGAGCTGGCCCTGTCGACAGACCTGATCGTCGCCTCGAACGCGTCGGCTTTCGGCATTCCCGAGGTCAAGCGCGGCCTGGTTGCCGGCGGCGGCGGACTGCTGCGGCTGCCACAGCGCATCCCGTACGCCATCGCGATGGAGCTCGCCCTCACCGGCGACAACCTGACCGCTCCACGTGCGCACGAGTTGGGCCTGGTCAACGAGCTGACCGAGCCCGGTGGCGCACTGGACGCCGCCCTCGCGCTGGCTGCGCGGATCACCGCGAACGGCCCGCTGGCGGTCGCCGCCACCAAGCGGATCATCGTCGAGTCGGCCGACTGGTCCGACGCCGAGAAGTGGGACAAGCAGGCCGCCATCCTGGGGCCGGTCTTCATGTCGAAGGACGCGCGCGAGGGCGCGGTGGCCTTCGCCGAGAAGCGCGCGCCGCAGTGGACCGGTAGCTGA
- a CDS encoding acyl-CoA dehydrogenase family protein translates to MLRGIVAKNWTKQAAAEQYSNEYAELRELAGQIGRTAAPARTLPLKFDEALWHTAEGSGLTRLSSDADAGPAAAAVVLGTLARHAAAVPIAETDVLATWLATEAGLTAPESGPLTLAVDGVAVWPQCGPVVVATRGPEALYVALRDAPTRVDGEHNLAGEPRAAVEFDTAAADVVQLPLAIADELTIRGAWCRCVQIVGAFDAAAQLTVAHTETRVQFGRPLAAFQAVQHSLATMLGEIERARAATTLAVTAAAQYGFGDDRTAYATTVAKVAVGRAVAPVTTIAHQLHGAIGTTAEHPLWRATMRARSWADEFGSTSWHARQLAGRAATTGAWDVTVGRTGNPL, encoded by the coding sequence GTGCTGCGCGGCATCGTCGCCAAGAACTGGACCAAACAGGCTGCTGCCGAACAATATTCGAATGAATATGCGGAATTACGTGAACTGGCCGGGCAGATCGGCCGGACCGCCGCGCCCGCTCGGACATTGCCGCTGAAGTTCGACGAGGCGCTGTGGCACACCGCCGAGGGTTCGGGACTGACCCGGCTGAGCAGCGACGCCGACGCCGGACCCGCCGCCGCGGCCGTCGTGCTGGGCACCCTGGCCCGCCATGCCGCCGCGGTGCCGATCGCCGAAACCGATGTGCTGGCAACCTGGTTGGCCACCGAAGCCGGGCTGACGGCACCGGAATCGGGACCGCTGACACTCGCGGTGGACGGCGTCGCCGTCTGGCCGCAATGCGGGCCCGTGGTGGTGGCCACGCGTGGACCGGAGGCTCTGTACGTCGCGCTGCGCGACGCACCGACACGCGTCGACGGCGAACACAACCTCGCCGGCGAACCCCGAGCCGCCGTCGAATTCGACACCGCGGCAGCCGATGTGGTCCAGCTACCCCTCGCGATCGCCGATGAGCTGACCATTCGCGGCGCCTGGTGCCGCTGCGTGCAGATCGTCGGAGCTTTCGACGCGGCCGCACAACTGACCGTCGCGCACACGGAAACTCGCGTGCAGTTCGGTCGCCCGCTCGCCGCTTTCCAGGCCGTGCAGCACTCGCTGGCCACGATGCTCGGGGAGATCGAACGCGCCAGGGCGGCAACCACTCTGGCGGTCACCGCTGCCGCCCAATACGGCTTCGGTGACGACCGCACCGCCTACGCCACGACGGTGGCCAAGGTCGCCGTCGGCCGCGCCGTCGCCCCGGTGACGACCATCGCCCATCAGCTGCACGGCGCCATCGGCACCACGGCGGAACATCCGCTGTGGCGCGCGACCATGCGCGCACGCAGTTGGGCCGACGAGTTCGGGAGCACCAGCTGGCATGCCCGGCAGCTGGCCGGCCGCGCGGCGACGACGGGCGCGTGGGATGTGACGGTGGGCCGCACTGGAAACCCGTTGTGA
- a CDS encoding dihydrofolate reductase family protein, producing the protein MATIYYTASSLDGFIVDSVGSLDWLLSRDIDVDGPFGYKAFEKSVGALVMGSTTYQWIVENEPGDWPYPQPTWVLTSRPGIVVDGHPVQAVSGAVAQLHPTLVEAAGERDVWIVGGGDVAAQFVTAGLVDELVVSYAPCSLGAGAPVLPARSEWRLVESAVNRDFVCARWARAEG; encoded by the coding sequence ATGGCGACCATCTACTACACCGCATCGAGCTTGGACGGCTTCATCGTCGATTCCGTCGGCAGTCTGGACTGGCTGCTCTCGCGGGACATCGACGTCGACGGCCCGTTCGGCTACAAGGCGTTCGAGAAGTCCGTGGGTGCCCTGGTCATGGGCTCGACGACGTACCAGTGGATCGTCGAGAACGAGCCGGGTGACTGGCCGTACCCCCAACCGACGTGGGTGCTCACGTCCCGGCCGGGCATCGTCGTCGACGGTCATCCGGTGCAGGCGGTGAGCGGTGCTGTGGCGCAACTGCATCCGACGCTGGTCGAGGCGGCGGGCGAGCGCGACGTGTGGATCGTCGGAGGTGGGGACGTTGCGGCGCAGTTCGTGACGGCCGGCCTGGTCGACGAACTGGTGGTGTCGTACGCGCCGTGCTCGTTGGGCGCGGGCGCGCCCGTGCTGCCGGCGCGCTCGGAATGGCGGCTGGTGGAATCCGCAGTCAACCGGGACTTCGTGTGCGCGCGCTGGGCTCGCGCGGAGGGCTAA
- a CDS encoding TetR/AcrR family transcriptional regulator: protein MTSAEPVTKTVNKRGATRERMVRSAAAVLRERGAAGLTIDEVLVRSGAPRGSVYHHFPEGRSQLLIEALQFAGDAIAAHIDGSAAYGGIALVRGFVTFWDRILADSDFTAGCPVVAAAVGSGDEAPTLTPIAAEIFDRWRTALGHAFTAEGFSDTDASTLAVTCLAALEGAVILSRSSRSVEPLHDVARQLEFLIKAKAFVKNNGLPTAGD from the coding sequence TTGACGTCAGCTGAGCCCGTCACCAAGACGGTCAACAAGCGGGGCGCCACCCGGGAACGAATGGTGCGCAGCGCCGCCGCTGTGCTGCGTGAACGCGGCGCCGCAGGCCTGACCATCGACGAGGTGCTGGTCCGCAGCGGTGCCCCGCGCGGCTCGGTCTACCACCACTTTCCCGAGGGCCGCAGCCAGCTGCTGATCGAGGCCCTGCAGTTCGCCGGTGACGCGATCGCCGCACACATCGACGGTTCCGCCGCGTACGGCGGCATCGCCCTCGTCCGCGGATTCGTCACCTTCTGGGATCGCATCCTCGCCGACAGCGACTTCACCGCCGGGTGTCCGGTGGTCGCCGCCGCGGTCGGGTCGGGCGACGAAGCGCCGACCCTGACCCCCATCGCTGCCGAAATCTTCGACCGGTGGCGCACCGCGCTCGGACACGCCTTCACCGCCGAAGGCTTCAGCGACACCGACGCGTCAACCCTGGCCGTCACCTGTCTGGCCGCGCTTGAGGGCGCCGTGATCCTGAGCCGCTCGTCGCGCAGCGTCGAGCCGTTGCACGACGTCGCCAGACAGCTCGAATTCCTCATCAAGGCAAAGGCTTTCGTCAAGAACAACGGACTGCCGACCGCCGGTGATTAG